One region of Candidatus Epulonipiscium sp. genomic DNA includes:
- a CDS encoding MBL fold metallo-hydrolase — protein sequence MGFRFCTITSGSSGNCIYIGTPKVNLLIDAGISGKRVQMGLEEINVNPKEIDGILVTHEHSDHIKGIGILSRRFDIPLFATAKTWEAMDDMGKVIGKINQENRIIIEKEKDFIMEDLLIHPYSIPHDAADPVGYTFIHGDRKISMATDLGHINEHIKNNIRESNLILLESNHDIDMLRSGSYPYYLKQRILGEQGHLCNEMAGRMLAQVFHENLRTVILGHLSKENNYPDLAYISVKNELISEGIEVDERVELIVADRDKVSKVFDVL from the coding sequence ATGGGATTTAGGTTTTGTACTATTACAAGTGGTAGCAGTGGTAATTGTATTTATATAGGAACTCCTAAGGTTAATTTATTAATAGATGCAGGAATCAGCGGCAAGCGGGTTCAAATGGGATTAGAAGAGATAAATGTTAATCCTAAGGAAATTGATGGGATTTTGGTTACCCATGAGCATAGTGATCATATAAAGGGGATAGGGATTTTATCTAGGCGGTTTGATATTCCTTTATTTGCTACGGCTAAGACATGGGAAGCTATGGATGATATGGGTAAAGTGATAGGAAAAATTAACCAAGAAAATCGCATTATTATTGAAAAGGAAAAAGATTTTATTATGGAGGATCTACTAATCCATCCCTATAGCATTCCACACGATGCAGCCGATCCCGTAGGATATACCTTTATCCATGGGGATAGGAAAATAAGTATGGCGACGGACTTAGGCCATATTAATGAGCATATTAAAAATAATATTAGGGAGTCTAATCTTATACTTCTTGAATCCAATCACGATATAGATATGTTAAGGAGTGGTTCTTATCCGTATTATCTAAAGCAAAGGATATTAGGAGAACAAGGGCATCTTTGCAATGAAATGGCAGGGAGAATGCTCGCTCAAGTATTTCATGAAAATCTACGAACTGTGATATTGGGGCACCTTAGTAAGGAAAACAATTATCCCGACTTAGCTTATATCAGTGTAAAAAATGAGCTAATTAGCGAGGGCATAGAAGTGGATGAAAGGGTTGAACTTATTGTGGCAGATAGGGATAAGGTATCTAAGGTATTTGATGTTTTATAA
- a CDS encoding MBL fold metallo-hydrolase, with protein MVIIRFYVENQETGRIYMRKINKKPILSYLFLFILIFIISFVIVGCSKSSDANSTVYPSQRVIAPREEELLVHFIDVGQADSILIQQGNEFMLIDGGNNADSDLVVDYLVNQGVCDLKYVIGTHPHEDHIGGLDAVIDSFNVETVMMPRVTHNTKTFEDVLQSIKNKGLKITSPKVGDTYSIGLGQWTVMAPNNTEYKNLNNYSIVISYSFGNHTFLFMGDAEEQSEVEILGENIKTIQNLQVNVIKVGHHGSKTSTTDDFLNAVNPQYAVITAGHNNKYGHPHTEILDKLDKKNIKILRTDTNGNIIFTSDGFKLNYGSNKND; from the coding sequence ATGGTGATAATAAGATTTTATGTAGAAAATCAAGAGACGGGAAGGATTTATATGAGAAAAATTAATAAAAAGCCTATATTAAGTTATTTATTTCTATTTATTTTAATATTTATTATTTCTTTTGTTATAGTGGGATGTTCAAAAAGTAGCGATGCAAATTCCACGGTATATCCTAGCCAGAGAGTTATCGCCCCTAGGGAAGAGGAGCTTTTGGTTCATTTTATTGATGTGGGGCAGGCAGATTCAATCCTAATTCAGCAAGGGAATGAATTTATGCTAATTGATGGGGGTAACAATGCAGATAGTGATTTGGTTGTAGATTATCTTGTTAATCAAGGAGTTTGCGATTTAAAATATGTAATTGGAACCCATCCCCATGAAGACCATATTGGGGGGCTTGATGCAGTTATTGATTCTTTTAATGTGGAAACTGTAATGATGCCAAGGGTAACCCATAATACCAAAACTTTCGAAGATGTTTTGCAATCAATAAAGAACAAGGGCCTAAAGATTACCTCACCAAAAGTAGGGGATACTTATAGTATTGGGTTAGGTCAATGGACGGTTATGGCTCCCAATAATACTGAATATAAAAATTTAAATAATTACTCCATCGTTATTTCGTATTCCTTTGGAAATCATACATTTTTATTTATGGGAGATGCCGAGGAACAATCAGAAGTTGAAATTTTAGGAGAAAACATAAAGACTATCCAAAACCTTCAGGTGAATGTCATAAAAGTAGGGCATCATGGTAGCAAAACTTCCACAACAGATGATTTTTTAAATGCTGTAAATCCCCAATATGCCGTAATTACAGCTGGCCATAATAATAAATACGGGCATCCCCATACCGAAATACTTGATAAACTTGATAAAAAAAATATTAAGATATTAAGAACAGATACAAATGGTAATATCATTTTTACTTCCGATGGATTTAAATTAAACTATGGGAGCAATAAAAATGACTAA
- a CDS encoding DUF3006 domain-containing protein, with protein sequence MKIIIDRFEDNYAVVELENKKLIDIPKELLPKGAKEGTVLEIRIDLNETKARAESIKKLAEDLWD encoded by the coding sequence ATGAAGATAATAATAGACCGTTTTGAAGATAATTATGCTGTGGTTGAATTAGAAAATAAAAAACTAATAGATATCCCAAAGGAATTATTGCCCAAAGGGGCAAAGGAAGGGACGGTTTTAGAGATTCGTATTGATTTAAATGAAACAAAGGCTAGGGCAGAATCTATTAAAAAGTTAGCAGAGGATTTGTGGGATTAG
- a CDS encoding ATP-dependent metallopeptidase FtsH/Yme1/Tma family protein, with protein MKKNRKYIWAMPIIFLVIFLGILFLYKQKRIENITYTDFLKHIEAKEVKGVVLDASPKMQVRLKEDETKVYVTDNPRNPELKEFLLKEEIEVEEANSGATGSIIQGLVMLGIFFLIFRYTTKKISTQASGSTMGLNVKEIETRKINRFSFLDIAGNEEAKEEVKDIIDFLQKPEKYTRYGARMPRGIIFYGPPGTGKTLMAKAIAGEAGVAFFSVSGSDFVQMYVGVGASRVRELFEKARGAGKAVIFIDEIDALGKKRAGSIGGGNDERDQTLNALLTEMSGFKDNEGIIVIAATNRLDILDEALLRPGRFDRHVEIGLPDVKGREYILKLHTKNKPLSDTVDLKKLARQTVYFSGAMLENLLNEAAIMAAKRNGKSIGWADIDKAFYTIIAGSEKKDKSTILQVEREITAYHEAGHALITKLIAPNNTVSKVTIIPSTKGAGGFSMNIPPDKMYHTKKEMEAQIKISLGGRIAEELIFGEDNITTGASNDIEKATGIIRDYVVKYGMSKKIGLINMDVLLNNNSKSYMEEKLISECSSHMERLYNETKEHLIENKYYLNSIAEALLAKETLNEEDLNAIMEGKEITEESNRDDYMSKGTIKGKTLMNTAF; from the coding sequence ATGAAAAAGAATAGAAAATATATATGGGCTATGCCTATTATTTTTTTGGTTATATTCCTCGGAATTTTATTTTTGTATAAACAAAAAAGGATTGAAAATATCACCTATACGGATTTCTTAAAGCATATTGAAGCTAAAGAAGTTAAAGGAGTTGTACTAGATGCAAGTCCTAAGATGCAGGTAAGATTAAAAGAAGATGAGACTAAAGTATATGTTACAGATAATCCAAGAAATCCTGAGCTGAAGGAATTTTTACTTAAAGAGGAGATAGAGGTGGAAGAAGCTAATTCAGGGGCGACAGGAAGTATTATTCAGGGACTTGTTATGTTGGGAATATTTTTTCTTATATTTAGATATACCACTAAAAAAATATCTACCCAAGCTTCAGGGAGTACCATGGGTCTTAATGTAAAGGAAATAGAAACCAGAAAAATAAATCGTTTTTCCTTTTTAGATATAGCCGGAAATGAAGAAGCTAAAGAAGAAGTTAAAGATATTATTGATTTCTTGCAAAAACCCGAAAAGTATACAAGATATGGGGCTAGAATGCCAAGGGGAATTATTTTTTATGGTCCTCCGGGAACAGGTAAAACTTTGATGGCAAAGGCTATCGCCGGGGAGGCTGGGGTTGCCTTTTTCTCGGTTTCCGGTTCTGATTTTGTTCAAATGTATGTAGGAGTAGGGGCAAGCCGTGTCAGGGAACTTTTTGAAAAGGCAAGGGGAGCCGGTAAGGCGGTTATTTTCATCGATGAGATAGATGCCCTAGGTAAAAAAAGGGCAGGCAGCATTGGTGGTGGAAATGATGAGAGGGATCAAACATTAAATGCACTATTAACAGAGATGTCAGGGTTTAAGGACAATGAAGGAATTATTGTTATTGCAGCTACCAATAGATTGGATATTTTGGACGAGGCCCTTTTAAGACCCGGACGTTTTGACCGCCATGTAGAAATCGGTCTTCCGGATGTGAAGGGGAGAGAATATATCCTAAAGCTTCATACGAAAAATAAACCCCTTTCCGATACAGTCGACTTAAAAAAATTAGCAAGGCAGACTGTATATTTTAGCGGCGCAATGCTTGAAAATCTTCTTAATGAAGCTGCAATTATGGCAGCAAAGAGGAATGGTAAAAGCATAGGCTGGGCCGATATAGATAAAGCTTTTTATACAATAATAGCCGGCTCTGAGAAAAAAGATAAAAGTACTATATTACAGGTGGAAAGGGAAATAACAGCTTATCATGAAGCAGGTCATGCCTTGATTACAAAGCTTATTGCTCCAAATAATACAGTGTCTAAGGTAACTATCATACCAAGTACCAAAGGGGCAGGGGGCTTTAGCATGAATATTCCTCCAGATAAAATGTATCATACTAAGAAGGAAATGGAAGCACAGATTAAAATTAGTTTAGGGGGAAGAATTGCCGAAGAATTAATTTTTGGTGAAGACAATATTACAACAGGGGCAAGTAATGATATCGAAAAAGCAACAGGGATTATAAGGGATTATGTGGTTAAGTACGGTATGAGTAAAAAAATAGGGCTAATTAATATGGATGTTTTATTAAATAATAATTCTAAAAGCTATATGGAAGAAAAATTAATATCTGAGTGTAGCAGTCACATGGAAAGATTATATAATGAGACCAAGGAGCATCTGATAGAAAACAAATATTATTTAAACAGTATTGCCGAAGCCCTTCTAGCAAAAGAAACACTTAATGAAGAGGACTTAAACGCAATTATGGAGGGTAAAGAAATCACTGAAGAAAGCAATAGGGATGATTATATGTCAAAGGGCACAATCAAGGGTAAAACTTTGATGAATACCGCATTTTAG
- a CDS encoding glycoside hydrolase family 13 protein produces the protein MNLNMNFFSMGVARGLITYMNTVKDYLNEKAIFSDETSNFRHPFEPKSDEATTVKLRTAKDNVDEVFVHFNGQKLKMDKHNQNELFDCYLGVIPPTNHSIQYFFEIKKHDISYYYNKKGLGRGIDHLFDFKIIPDFSTPAWAKGAVMYQIFVDRFFNGDESNDVLDNEYIYAGKPSQKVKDWYKYPAVDGIREFYGGDLKGVIDKLGYLKDLGIEVIYFNPIFVSPSNHKYDVQDYDYVDPHYGVIIEDGNEVLSEDKFSNKHANMYIKRTTDIKNLEASNDLMIKLISLAHEHGIRVILDGVFNHCGSFNKWMDREGFYEGKADYPPGAYREKDSPYHDYFQWYNFNCWPNNDCYHTWNGFDTLPKLNYEGSKDLFEHIINIGRKWVAPPYNADGWRLDVGADLGYSKEFNHYFWKEFRKAVKEANPEAIILAEHYGDSYDWLQGDQWDTVMNYDGFLDPVSYFLTGMQKHSDNFREDLLGNSRIFEEAMRYHMSRFSIQSLQVAMNELSNHDHSRFLTRTNKTVGRIHTKGPEAAAYNINKGIMKIAVVMQMTWPGAPTIYYGDEAGVVGWTDPDNRRTYPWGREDNELLSFHKDIIHIHKSHSALKTGSLEFLLTEHGILSYGRWDNNNIFVIVLNMNEKEKEVKIPVWRVGIRYYDEMERILYSEIHSYFTERKGYKISNGYLNLKMPPYSSMVFVK, from the coding sequence ATGAACTTAAATATGAACTTTTTCTCCATGGGAGTTGCAAGAGGTCTTATAACATATATGAACACCGTAAAGGATTATTTGAATGAAAAAGCTATATTCAGTGATGAAACCTCTAATTTTCGACATCCCTTTGAGCCTAAGAGTGACGAAGCAACTACAGTCAAGTTAAGGACTGCAAAAGATAATGTAGATGAAGTGTTTGTGCATTTCAATGGTCAAAAGCTTAAAATGGATAAACATAATCAGAATGAATTATTTGATTGTTATTTGGGGGTGATTCCTCCTACCAATCATAGTATTCAATATTTTTTTGAGATAAAGAAGCATGACATATCCTATTATTATAATAAAAAGGGTTTGGGAAGGGGCATCGATCACCTTTTTGATTTTAAGATTATACCTGATTTTAGTACCCCGGCTTGGGCAAAGGGTGCTGTAATGTATCAGATTTTTGTAGACCGTTTTTTTAATGGAGACGAAAGCAATGATGTTTTGGATAATGAATACATATATGCAGGCAAGCCTTCCCAAAAAGTAAAAGACTGGTACAAGTATCCTGCAGTGGATGGAATCCGGGAATTTTACGGGGGGGATCTAAAAGGGGTAATAGATAAACTAGGATATCTAAAAGATTTAGGTATTGAGGTAATTTATTTTAATCCGATTTTTGTATCTCCCAGCAATCATAAATACGATGTTCAGGACTATGACTATGTTGACCCCCATTATGGGGTTATAATAGAGGATGGCAATGAAGTATTATCGGAAGATAAGTTTAGCAATAAGCATGCTAATATGTATATAAAACGAACTACAGATATTAAGAATTTAGAAGCAAGTAATGATTTAATGATAAAACTAATTTCTCTGGCTCATGAGCATGGGATAAGGGTTATTTTAGATGGTGTATTTAACCATTGTGGTTCTTTTAATAAATGGATGGATAGGGAAGGATTTTATGAAGGAAAGGCTGATTATCCCCCAGGGGCCTATAGGGAAAAGGATAGCCCGTATCATGATTATTTCCAATGGTATAATTTTAATTGTTGGCCTAATAATGATTGTTACCATACCTGGAATGGTTTTGATACCTTGCCAAAGCTAAATTACGAGGGAAGCAAGGATTTATTTGAACATATTATCAATATTGGGCGAAAATGGGTAGCGCCTCCCTATAATGCCGATGGATGGAGGCTAGATGTAGGAGCTGATTTGGGATACAGCAAGGAATTTAATCATTATTTTTGGAAGGAATTTAGGAAAGCAGTTAAAGAGGCAAATCCCGAAGCCATTATATTAGCAGAGCATTATGGGGACTCTTACGATTGGCTGCAAGGGGATCAATGGGATACGGTTATGAATTATGATGGGTTTTTAGATCCTGTCTCTTATTTTCTAACAGGTATGCAAAAGCATAGTGATAATTTTAGAGAAGATCTCCTTGGAAACAGCAGAATATTTGAGGAGGCTATGAGATATCATATGTCTAGGTTTAGCATACAAAGTCTCCAAGTTGCAATGAATGAGTTATCCAATCATGATCACTCTAGATTTTTAACTAGAACAAATAAGACGGTGGGACGAATTCATACCAAGGGTCCAGAGGCTGCTGCATATAATATAAATAAAGGAATTATGAAAATAGCTGTTGTTATGCAGATGACTTGGCCTGGAGCTCCAACTATTTATTATGGGGATGAAGCCGGGGTTGTTGGATGGACGGATCCTGATAATAGACGAACATATCCTTGGGGGAGAGAAGACAATGAGCTCTTAAGCTTTCATAAGGATATTATCCATATTCATAAAAGTCACAGTGCCCTAAAAACCGGTTCTTTAGAGTTTTTATTAACGGAGCATGGTATTTTGAGTTATGGAAGATGGGATAATAATAATATTTTTGTTATTGTCCTTAATATGAATGAAAAAGAAAAGGAAGTCAAAATACCTGTATGGAGGGTAGGCATTCGTTATTATGACGAAATGGAAAGGATATTATACAGTGAAATTCATAGTTATTTTACTGAAAGAAAAGGTTATAAGATATCTAATGGGTATTTAAACCTTAAAATGCCACCTTATAGCAGTATGGTATTTGTAAAGTAG